DNA from Limnohabitans sp.:
TTGGTTTGCCCGGCTTGGCCTTTTTCGCCGTTGACCGAGCTGATGTTGATGATGCGGCCCCAGCCTCTTTCGACCATGTCGGCAACCACTTGCTTGGTCACGTTGAACATGGAGTCCAGGTTGGTGTTCATGACGGCTTGCCAATCTTCGCGGGTCATCTTCAGGAACATGCGGTCCTTGGTGATGCCGGCGTTGTTGACTAGCACGTCCACACAGCCATGCTCGGCCTTGGCCTTGGTGAAGGCCGCCACCGTCGAGTCCCAGTCACCCACATTGCCCACAGAGGCATGGAAGGTGAAGCCGAGGGCTTTTTGCTCGTCCAACCACTTGTTGTAGTCACGGGTGGGTCCGCAACCGGCGATGACCTTGAAGCCCTCTTGGTGCAGGCGTTGGCAGATCGCGGTACCGATGCCGCCCATTCCGCCGGTGACGTACGCTAGTTTTTGACTCATGGATGTCTCCTGTTGTGTGTGATGAATGAAACCGTTTAAACGCGCTCGATGGCCAGGGACACGCCCATGCCGCCACCAATGCACAAGGCGGCCAGACCTTTTTGGGCCTGTGTGCGCTGCATTTCGTGCAGCAAGGTCACCAAAATGCGGCAACCGGACGCGCCGATGGGGTGACCGATGGCGATGGCACCGCCATTGACGTTGACCTTGGCCGGATCGATGTCCAGCGCCTGGTTGACGGCGCAAGCTTGTGCAGCAAAGGCTTCGTTCAACTCAAACAAGTCCACGTCCTGGGCTTTCCAGCCCGCGCGGGCCAGCGCTTTTTGTGACGCTGGCACGGGGCCCATGCCCATGGTGGCCGGGTCCAGGCCACTGGTGCCAAAAGCAACAATGCGGGCCAGCGGCTTGAGGCCCAAAGCAACGGCCTTCTTGGCGCTCATGACCATGACGGCGGCAGCGCCGTCGTTGATGCCCGAGGCGTTGCCAGCGGTCACACTGCCCGCCTTGTCAAACGCCGGGCGCAGCCCTGCCAAGACATCCACGGTGGTTTTCTTGTTGATGAACTCGTCGGTGTTGAACACCAGCGCATCGCCCTTGCGCTGAGGGATCAGCACGTCCACGATTTCGTCCTTGAACTTGCCCGCGTCTTGCGCGGCCGCAGCCTTACGCTGGCTGCCTGCGGCCAAGGCGTCTTGCATGTCGCGG
Protein-coding regions in this window:
- a CDS encoding acetyl-CoA C-acetyltransferase, giving the protein MEDIVIVAAARTAVGKFGGTLAKTPATELGSIVIQGLLARSGLPVDAIGEVIMGQVLAAGVGQNPARQAMMKAGVAQETPALTINAVCGSGLKAVMLAAQAVAWGDSEIVIAGGQENMSASPHVLNGSRDGQRMGDWKMTDTMIVDGLWDVYNQYHMGITAENVAKAHGITRDMQDALAAGSQRKAAAAQDAGKFKDEIVDVLIPQRKGDALVFNTDEFINKKTTVDVLAGLRPAFDKAGSVTAGNASGINDGAAAVMVMSAKKAVALGLKPLARIVAFGTSGLDPATMGMGPVPASQKALARAGWKAQDVDLFELNEAFAAQACAVNQALDIDPAKVNVNGGAIAIGHPIGASGCRILVTLLHEMQRTQAQKGLAALCIGGGMGVSLAIERV
- the phbB gene encoding acetoacetyl-CoA reductase, yielding MSQKLAYVTGGMGGIGTAICQRLHQEGFKVIAGCGPTRDYNKWLDEQKALGFTFHASVGNVGDWDSTVAAFTKAKAEHGCVDVLVNNAGITKDRMFLKMTREDWQAVMNTNLDSMFNVTKQVVADMVERGWGRIINISSVNGEKGQAGQTNYSAAKAGMHGFSMALAQELATKGVTVNTVSPGYIGTDMVNAIRPDVLEKIVATVPVKRLGKPSEIASIIAWMASEDGGYTTGADFAVNGGLHMG